The Phragmitibacter flavus genome includes a window with the following:
- a CDS encoding sugar transferase codes for MASLFTTPQQTMLGRRQEFNLQLQQISDAILLFVGLLVGHWLRGDVARWIWPEMVEIPPFSESFWLLAVVCPFLPLMLEQQGYYRNVLGKRWWDFVRQMAQACTLVGLMVAFCEVILHWRAQSRAAMLIGLALGVVFLLTRIRLAQLVLHWRIVHGYADKERVVVAGHVDDIAEMLETMPAEQRAEMEVVGMFDVMNEPVEELVKLLHDKAVSRVVFTVRHAHFHKIEAAVQACEVEGVEAWLGADFFQTSLARPGFDMLGGRLMLVFRSTPTISWELWLKDVIDRLGALSLLVLSLPLWLVAMIGIKVSSPGPVFFVQERAGRHGRSFKMLKFRTMEDGAQAKQEELAAKNQMSGPVFKVENDPRIFKFGRWLRRLSIDELPQLVNVLRGEMSLVGPRPLPTYEIQRIEKHSQRRRLSMKPGLTCLWQVSGRNKIKNFEDWVALDLRYIDDWSLWLDVKILFRTLPAVLRGGGAH; via the coding sequence ATGGCATCTCTATTTACAACCCCCCAGCAAACGATGCTTGGTCGCCGCCAGGAGTTTAACCTTCAGTTGCAGCAGATCAGCGATGCGATCCTGCTGTTTGTAGGACTGTTGGTGGGACATTGGTTGCGGGGTGATGTGGCGAGGTGGATCTGGCCGGAAATGGTGGAGATTCCGCCGTTCAGCGAGTCTTTCTGGTTGCTGGCGGTGGTGTGCCCTTTCCTGCCGTTGATGCTGGAGCAGCAGGGGTATTATCGGAATGTGCTGGGCAAGCGGTGGTGGGATTTTGTGAGGCAGATGGCCCAGGCTTGCACGCTGGTGGGATTGATGGTGGCGTTTTGCGAGGTGATTTTGCATTGGCGGGCGCAAAGCCGTGCGGCGATGTTGATTGGGCTGGCTCTTGGGGTGGTGTTTTTGCTGACCCGCATCCGGCTGGCGCAACTGGTGTTGCACTGGCGGATTGTGCATGGTTATGCGGACAAGGAGCGGGTGGTGGTGGCCGGGCACGTGGATGACATTGCTGAGATGCTGGAGACGATGCCTGCGGAGCAAAGGGCGGAGATGGAGGTGGTGGGCATGTTTGATGTGATGAACGAACCGGTGGAGGAGTTGGTGAAGTTGCTTCATGACAAAGCGGTTTCGCGGGTCGTGTTCACGGTGCGACATGCGCATTTTCACAAGATCGAGGCGGCAGTGCAGGCCTGTGAAGTGGAGGGGGTGGAGGCGTGGCTGGGAGCGGATTTCTTCCAGACCTCGCTGGCGAGACCAGGGTTCGACATGTTGGGTGGACGCTTGATGCTGGTGTTTCGGAGCACGCCGACGATTTCTTGGGAATTGTGGTTGAAGGATGTCATCGACCGGCTTGGAGCGCTGTCGCTTTTGGTGCTGAGTCTGCCTTTGTGGCTGGTGGCGATGATAGGGATCAAGGTGAGTTCGCCGGGTCCGGTGTTTTTTGTGCAGGAAAGGGCAGGGCGTCACGGGCGGTCGTTCAAGATGCTGAAGTTTCGCACCATGGAAGATGGAGCTCAGGCAAAACAAGAGGAGCTGGCCGCCAAAAATCAGATGTCCGGCCCGGTTTTCAAAGTGGAGAACGATCCGCGGATATTTAAATTTGGCCGCTGGTTGCGTCGACTGAGCATCGACGAACTGCCGCAATTGGTGAACGTGCTGAGGGGAGAGATGAGCCTGGTGGGTCCGCGACCACTTCCGACGTATGAAATCCAGCGCATTGAGAAGCACAGTCAGCGGCGGCGCCTGAGCATGAAGCCGGGATTGACCTGTTTGTGGCAGGTGTCGGGGAGGAACAAGATCAAAAATTTTGAAGATTGGGTGGCGCTGGACTTGAGGTATATCGACGATTGGTCGCTGTGGCTGGATGTGAAGATTTTGTTCCGGACGCTGCCGGCAGTGTTGCGTGGTGGAGGAGCACACTGA
- a CDS encoding acyl-CoA thioesterase, which yields MTDAPTIETQEEVMFFDTDCGAVVHNIAYLRMIETARTRLAAKLGMSLREMSETQLFPVVLRTEIDYRKPAKLADHLIIRGRLQSVERVRFWCAFEIHRAEDEVLLVTCRQSLALVQMPQGKPMRLPADWFEKYAHLSAV from the coding sequence ATGACCGACGCCCCAACCATCGAAACGCAAGAAGAAGTGATGTTTTTTGACACCGATTGCGGGGCCGTCGTGCACAATATTGCCTATCTGCGAATGATCGAAACCGCCCGCACCCGATTGGCCGCCAAGCTCGGCATGAGTCTTCGCGAAATGTCCGAAACGCAGCTCTTCCCCGTCGTGCTGCGCACCGAAATTGACTATCGCAAACCCGCGAAACTTGCGGACCACCTCATCATTCGCGGTCGTCTTCAATCCGTTGAACGCGTGCGCTTCTGGTGTGCCTTTGAGATCCATCGCGCTGAAGATGAAGTCCTTCTCGTGACCTGCCGACAGTCCCTCGCCCTTGTCCAAATGCCCCAAGGCAAACCCATGCGTCTTCCAGCGGATTGGTTCGAAAAATATGCGCATCTCTCTGCTGTCTGA
- a CDS encoding DUF4404 family protein: protein MIGQHLAQLRRVLDETDNLPESTKAELLRLVQAAEAETGAATNAEGGVTNAEEGAEEEVSVLDQLKQSIEELEASHPDAAAAVNRVATVLANMGI, encoded by the coding sequence ATGATCGGCCAACATCTCGCCCAGCTTCGTCGTGTTCTTGATGAAACGGACAATCTCCCCGAATCCACCAAAGCGGAGTTGTTGCGTTTGGTGCAGGCTGCCGAGGCGGAAACGGGCGCAGCAACCAACGCGGAAGGCGGCGTGACCAACGCTGAAGAAGGGGCAGAGGAAGAAGTCTCGGTGCTGGATCAGTTGAAGCAGTCAATTGAGGAGCTGGAGGCGTCTCACCCGGATGCGGCGGCGGCGGTGAATCGCGTGGCGACGGTGCTGGCGAACATGGGAATTTAG
- a CDS encoding translocation/assembly module TamB domain-containing protein, producing MSSEPPPKKKSKKSCLWLGLKFGALFVLALLLLLVAFHQPLLRLTIDKAGRYFAGKAGLNLEWAVKGSVVSGLGLEGLKVSGDKGPVRSIEWRHLALSYDLPAFWREGLASVVREISLHDADIVMDLRGGKAKEPKMKKEGDAKKGGLPDLWVGRLDLRAVNARIQTDGGEILVRGLTLLLEEGVVGELLIEELVAPSARLHLHDVAGTTGVAGRAIILKELALKPGVRVETLVADLKELASGRLPLVLDIQSGEGRLAASGSLTGLGTKFGLDIALALRGISELDVAAWTPMPKNQHWRVEHGALEVRGFPAEPQSLDFKLALEGQAMQFGGQKIEQVLLKADSQEGALKIEDLLVSMMGNLAGVDGSAEFPAKWTQMKQTLADLNWRISAPDLASFRPGSGIGGSAVGEGTVIWKEGRLGGADGVLQVSPLMLPGVPASSLRAEVSTNGELLTLRSLRLWWDAQHEIVAQGTMQLAGEQKVELSWKAALPEAQRFLPEATREKLGGPLTAGVNLAGKAAFALPQIKARDWSGLVAEADLKVDDVQWKEGMAQGLVLQATCEEGRLNVTQLRLDMDGKNALSIQGGAALDMKGPFDVVVKGELPELALLGPWLAMGKVPMVKSGSLMVDWKASGTLDRKELAGGGRVQLSGVQMEGREEVLALDLEGSHAGMNAELTKLEASAGPWRASGSAKLSPEMLSIPGLSLFSGELRLLQVTAEVPLVLNAQPRPALPLDFTKEIQAEVEMDKLNVGELMDVIGMEAPVRGQVDGNLKVTGTAAKPVAKLDIALTGVEAAALGGKLEPAALTLQAALEEGRLAVVTEVGQQPLKKLRVEARLPLDVETVAKNPTSLMEAPLEGSVVLPSSDLAIVRKFAPILTTFDGTVMADVKLGGVVRQPKWAGQLRVDVSAAAVDGLAMNMKDIKVHLGFDQMLVKLEDVSAAVAGGEMRMSGQVDLTKPTDPAMDLRLEAKEALLMRDQTMSLRTDGNLTCIGSLSKATLAGRLELVRGRVFKEIEFLPLSLPNQLPPPPPVVTRSTRKLELPPMLKDWIFDVEVRTRDPIRLLGNVLNGGVVVQVTAKGTGAAPELDGRVSLQGARLQLPFSRLTITRGEVVFNKDNPFDPQLDLQGDSFVNNYQVTLFAYGSALAPKVRFTSSPPLSEGAIATLLATGATEGDLRSSEGVAANRAAFLLISQTYRKLFRKGAPRRYDEEPPKLSFNFSPLSTGGSQRNVSATYELSPMFQAVGTISESGSFRGLLYYLVRFR from the coding sequence ATGAGTTCGGAACCCCCTCCCAAGAAAAAATCCAAAAAGTCCTGCCTGTGGCTTGGGCTGAAGTTTGGTGCCCTCTTCGTGTTGGCCCTATTGCTTTTGCTGGTGGCTTTCCATCAGCCGTTGCTGCGTTTGACGATCGACAAGGCGGGACGTTATTTCGCGGGCAAGGCGGGGCTGAATCTGGAATGGGCGGTGAAAGGTTCGGTGGTTTCCGGGCTGGGATTGGAAGGATTGAAGGTGAGTGGGGATAAGGGGCCGGTGCGCAGCATCGAGTGGCGGCATCTGGCGCTTTCGTATGATTTGCCTGCTTTTTGGCGTGAGGGCTTGGCGAGTGTGGTGCGTGAAATTTCGCTTCACGACGCGGACATCGTGATGGATTTGCGGGGCGGAAAAGCCAAGGAGCCGAAGATGAAGAAAGAGGGGGATGCGAAGAAGGGTGGGCTTCCGGACTTGTGGGTGGGCCGGCTCGATTTGCGTGCGGTGAATGCGCGGATTCAGACCGATGGCGGCGAGATTCTGGTGCGCGGACTGACCTTGTTGCTGGAGGAGGGAGTGGTCGGAGAACTGCTGATCGAGGAGTTGGTGGCGCCATCGGCGAGACTGCATTTGCATGATGTGGCGGGGACAACAGGAGTGGCGGGTCGGGCGATCATTTTGAAGGAATTGGCATTGAAGCCAGGGGTGAGGGTGGAGACGCTGGTGGCGGATCTGAAGGAGCTGGCATCGGGGCGTCTGCCTCTGGTGTTGGATATTCAGTCGGGTGAGGGAAGGTTGGCAGCTTCGGGAAGTTTGACGGGATTGGGCACGAAGTTTGGACTCGATATCGCGTTGGCGCTGCGGGGAATCAGTGAGCTGGATGTGGCGGCGTGGACGCCGATGCCGAAGAATCAGCACTGGCGGGTGGAGCATGGGGCGCTGGAGGTGCGCGGTTTTCCCGCAGAGCCTCAGTCTTTGGATTTCAAGCTGGCGTTGGAAGGACAAGCAATGCAGTTCGGGGGGCAGAAGATCGAGCAGGTGTTGCTGAAGGCGGATTCGCAGGAGGGGGCTTTGAAGATTGAAGATCTGCTGGTGTCGATGATGGGGAATCTGGCTGGGGTGGATGGATCGGCTGAGTTTCCGGCGAAATGGACGCAGATGAAACAGACCCTGGCGGATTTGAACTGGCGAATTTCTGCGCCGGATCTGGCGAGTTTCCGGCCGGGGTCGGGCATCGGTGGGAGCGCGGTGGGCGAGGGGACAGTGATATGGAAAGAAGGTCGGCTTGGGGGGGCGGATGGAGTTTTGCAGGTGAGTCCGTTGATGTTGCCGGGAGTGCCGGCGTCATCGTTGCGGGCGGAGGTGAGCACCAATGGTGAGCTCCTGACGTTGAGGAGCTTGCGACTGTGGTGGGATGCGCAGCATGAGATCGTGGCACAAGGGACCATGCAACTCGCGGGTGAGCAGAAGGTGGAGTTGAGTTGGAAAGCGGCACTGCCGGAGGCACAGCGATTTTTGCCGGAAGCGACCCGGGAGAAGTTGGGCGGACCGTTGACTGCCGGGGTGAATCTGGCAGGGAAGGCGGCATTTGCGCTGCCGCAGATCAAGGCGCGTGACTGGTCGGGATTGGTGGCGGAAGCGGATTTGAAGGTGGACGACGTGCAGTGGAAAGAGGGGATGGCGCAGGGATTGGTGTTGCAGGCGACTTGCGAGGAGGGACGCCTGAACGTGACGCAGTTGCGGCTCGATATGGACGGGAAGAATGCGCTGTCGATTCAGGGCGGGGCGGCGCTGGACATGAAGGGGCCTTTTGATGTGGTGGTGAAGGGCGAATTGCCGGAGTTGGCGTTGTTGGGTCCGTGGCTCGCGATGGGGAAAGTGCCGATGGTGAAGTCGGGTTCACTGATGGTGGACTGGAAGGCGAGCGGGACGTTGGATCGCAAAGAGCTGGCTGGTGGGGGTCGGGTGCAGTTGAGCGGGGTGCAGATGGAGGGTCGCGAAGAAGTGCTGGCGTTGGATCTGGAGGGGAGTCATGCGGGGATGAATGCGGAGTTGACCAAGCTGGAGGCGAGCGCGGGACCGTGGCGGGCGAGCGGATCGGCGAAGCTTTCGCCGGAGATGCTGAGCATTCCGGGGCTGAGTTTGTTTTCGGGGGAGTTGCGGTTGTTGCAGGTGACGGCGGAGGTGCCGCTGGTGCTCAATGCGCAGCCGCGTCCGGCATTGCCACTGGATTTTACGAAGGAAATTCAGGCGGAGGTGGAAATGGACAAGCTGAATGTAGGGGAGTTGATGGATGTGATTGGAATGGAAGCGCCGGTGCGGGGTCAGGTAGATGGGAATTTGAAAGTGACAGGCACGGCGGCGAAACCGGTGGCGAAGCTGGACATCGCGTTGACCGGGGTGGAGGCGGCGGCGTTGGGAGGCAAGCTTGAGCCGGCAGCGTTGACGTTGCAGGCGGCACTGGAGGAGGGCCGCCTGGCGGTGGTGACGGAGGTGGGTCAGCAGCCCTTGAAGAAGCTGCGGGTGGAGGCGAGGTTGCCGCTGGATGTAGAGACGGTGGCCAAAAATCCGACGTCGCTGATGGAGGCACCTCTGGAGGGAAGCGTGGTGTTGCCGAGCTCGGATCTGGCGATCGTGCGCAAGTTTGCCCCCATTTTGACGACCTTCGATGGGACGGTGATGGCCGATGTGAAGCTTGGGGGAGTGGTGCGTCAGCCGAAGTGGGCGGGGCAATTGCGAGTGGATGTGTCGGCGGCGGCAGTGGATGGACTGGCGATGAACATGAAGGACATCAAGGTTCATCTGGGGTTTGATCAGATGCTGGTGAAGTTGGAAGATGTGTCAGCGGCGGTTGCGGGAGGCGAGATGCGCATGAGCGGTCAGGTGGATCTGACCAAGCCGACGGACCCGGCGATGGATTTGCGGCTGGAGGCGAAGGAGGCGTTGTTGATGCGCGATCAGACGATGAGTTTACGCACCGATGGCAACCTGACGTGCATAGGAAGTTTGAGCAAAGCGACGCTGGCGGGCCGGCTGGAGTTGGTGCGCGGACGGGTGTTCAAGGAGATCGAATTTTTGCCACTGTCGTTGCCGAATCAGCTGCCGCCGCCGCCACCCGTGGTGACGAGAAGCACGAGGAAATTGGAATTGCCGCCAATGTTGAAGGACTGGATTTTTGATGTGGAGGTGCGCACGCGTGATCCGATCCGTCTTTTAGGAAACGTGCTGAATGGAGGCGTGGTGGTGCAAGTGACGGCGAAGGGAACGGGCGCGGCACCGGAGTTGGATGGCCGGGTTTCGCTGCAGGGGGCGCGGTTGCAGCTGCCGTTCAGCCGCCTGACCATCACCCGCGGCGAGGTGGTGTTCAACAAGGACAATCCGTTTGATCCGCAATTGGATTTGCAAGGCGATTCGTTCGTGAACAATTACCAGGTGACGTTGTTTGCGTATGGTTCGGCGCTGGCTCCGAAGGTGCGGTTCACGTCGAGTCCACCATTGTCCGAGGGGGCGATTGCCACGTTGCTGGCGACGGGGGCGACGGAAGGGGATCTGCGGTCTTCGGAAGGTGTGGCGGCCAATCGCGCGGCGTTCTTGCTGATCAGCCAGACGTATCGCAAGCTGTTTCGCAAAGGGGCACCGCGTCGTTATGACGAGGAACCGCCAAAACTGAGTTTCAATTTTTCACCGCTGAGCACGGGTGGTTCGCAGCGCAATGTGTCGGCGACTTATGAGTTGTCGCCAATGTTTCAGGCGGTCGGAACCATTTCCGAGAGCGGGAGTTTCCGCGGGCTGTTGTATTACTTGGTGCGTTTCCGATGA
- a CDS encoding BamA/OMP85 family outer membrane protein → MKIRGLLLLGFLTGWALMTGGRAEEALRIDHRGLVVQLDGVSKAQVDDVKAVVTEQIALTEDRVVTPPLADDMAFFVLQRYLELGFPEAQVDWSIEGAEMRLAVSEGKTFVVGEVTYDGELTVPTEELTPYLLRPTHEKLGRKDDHPPFVQADVESGVGLVKRYLQAQGYLEAVIAEPKFNTDKETGEVAVHLTVTQGQRFVVGATRIQGGLPKHAEREREIIEGLAGQPFSEVKVESARASISDVYSQIGHFGVVVTAEAEVAKASKGTVPVSFLVVPGPVFRVAEVQVSPDFSKGAQRLINASYRRALGRVYAPTDMELLHRRLLDTEVFGRLEVTPEQLGHDSVRLVLTGDEAKRITLSAYAGYETFLGPVAGVEARHVNIFDWGDTLRIKAEGTGRGFNGGLLWLDPAILNSANTLEAELEAQTFTIFDYDRRTLSLRTALGRQWNKQLSSSLFAEYSVNNVESDIPEDLPLLGELDYRVFNVGTTLVADFRDSAVLPTRGWMSSFTVEAGLDTFGGEVSYLRSDLLFSVYQPISKKIRMAAHARTTAMQSDNGLDELPIDLRLFNGGANSVRSFPEREMGAKSAAGTPLGGTLSQVFNVELSYAVAANLELAVFADAGSLSRVEDNIFTSGGEFSYAVGAGVRYKLPIGPLRVDYGFNPDRKEGDPMGALHITFGFPF, encoded by the coding sequence ATGAAGATAAGAGGACTGTTGTTGTTGGGTTTCTTGACGGGCTGGGCGCTGATGACAGGCGGTCGGGCAGAGGAGGCCTTGCGCATTGATCATCGGGGTCTGGTGGTGCAGCTTGATGGGGTGAGCAAGGCGCAGGTGGATGATGTGAAGGCGGTGGTGACGGAACAGATTGCGTTGACGGAGGACCGGGTCGTGACGCCACCACTGGCGGATGACATGGCGTTTTTTGTGTTGCAACGTTATTTGGAGTTGGGATTTCCTGAGGCGCAGGTGGATTGGTCCATTGAAGGTGCTGAGATGCGGCTGGCGGTGAGTGAGGGGAAAACTTTCGTGGTGGGCGAGGTCACTTATGACGGGGAATTGACAGTGCCCACGGAGGAGTTGACGCCCTATTTGTTGCGTCCGACGCATGAGAAGTTGGGCAGAAAAGATGATCATCCTCCCTTTGTTCAGGCGGATGTGGAGTCGGGGGTGGGCTTGGTAAAACGCTACTTGCAGGCTCAGGGATATCTGGAGGCGGTGATCGCGGAACCCAAGTTCAACACCGACAAGGAAACCGGCGAAGTGGCGGTGCATCTGACGGTGACTCAGGGACAGCGGTTCGTGGTGGGAGCGACGCGGATTCAAGGAGGCTTGCCGAAGCATGCCGAGCGGGAGCGGGAGATCATTGAGGGCCTGGCCGGGCAGCCGTTCAGCGAGGTGAAGGTGGAGTCGGCCCGGGCGTCCATCTCTGACGTGTATTCGCAGATCGGGCATTTTGGGGTGGTCGTCACGGCGGAGGCAGAGGTGGCGAAGGCATCGAAGGGGACGGTGCCGGTGAGTTTTCTGGTGGTTCCTGGACCCGTTTTCAGAGTGGCGGAAGTGCAGGTTTCCCCCGATTTTTCCAAAGGGGCGCAGCGCCTGATCAATGCGAGTTATCGTCGCGCTTTGGGCAGGGTGTATGCGCCGACGGACATGGAGTTGCTGCATCGGCGGCTGTTGGACACAGAAGTTTTTGGGCGTTTGGAGGTGACCCCGGAGCAGTTGGGACACGATTCGGTGCGGCTCGTTCTGACGGGAGATGAAGCGAAGCGGATCACTTTGTCTGCTTATGCGGGTTATGAGACGTTTTTGGGTCCGGTGGCGGGGGTGGAAGCGAGACACGTGAACATTTTTGACTGGGGTGACACCTTGCGGATCAAGGCGGAGGGAACGGGGCGTGGCTTTAACGGGGGTCTGCTCTGGCTGGACCCGGCAATTCTCAATTCGGCCAACACATTGGAAGCGGAACTGGAGGCGCAGACGTTCACGATTTTTGATTATGACCGGCGCACCTTGAGCTTGAGGACGGCGTTGGGACGGCAGTGGAACAAACAGTTGAGCTCAAGTCTTTTCGCGGAGTATTCGGTGAACAATGTGGAGTCAGATATCCCTGAAGATTTGCCGCTGCTGGGCGAACTGGACTACCGGGTGTTCAACGTGGGGACGACCTTGGTGGCGGATTTTCGCGACAGCGCGGTGCTGCCGACACGGGGCTGGATGAGCAGTTTTACGGTGGAGGCCGGACTGGATACCTTCGGTGGCGAAGTGAGCTATTTGCGCAGCGATCTGCTGTTTTCGGTTTACCAGCCGATCAGCAAAAAAATTCGCATGGCGGCTCATGCCCGAACAACGGCCATGCAGAGTGACAACGGGTTGGACGAACTGCCGATCGATCTGCGTTTGTTCAATGGGGGCGCGAACAGCGTGCGTAGTTTTCCGGAGAGGGAGATGGGTGCGAAGTCGGCGGCGGGCACGCCATTGGGGGGAACCTTGAGTCAGGTGTTCAACGTGGAGTTGTCTTATGCGGTGGCGGCCAACCTTGAGCTGGCGGTGTTTGCGGATGCCGGAAGTTTAAGCCGCGTGGAGGACAACATCTTCACCAGCGGCGGAGAGTTTAGTTATGCAGTGGGTGCGGGAGTTCGCTATAAACTGCCGATCGGTCCGCTGCGGGTGGACTATGGGTTCAATCCGGATCGCAAGGAGGGAGATCCGATGGGGGCCTTGCACATCACTTTCGGATTCCCTTTTTAG
- a CDS encoding DNA-3-methyladenine glycosylase I, whose amino-acid sequence MPELIRCPWAQSTEIYHRYHDEEWGVPVYDDRDLFEKLILDGAQAGLSWLTILNKREGYRRAFDEFDPSKMARYGPQKIQALLADPGIVRNRLKIAAAVTNAQAYLNLQSELGSFSTYLWHFVGGQTVQNAWTELSQVPTSTAESDAMSADLKKRGFKFVGTTICYAFMQAVGMVNDHLVSCPRHRAVQHINPSQPI is encoded by the coding sequence ATGCCAGAACTGATCCGCTGTCCGTGGGCCCAATCCACCGAGATCTACCATCGCTACCATGACGAGGAATGGGGCGTTCCTGTCTATGACGATCGCGACCTGTTCGAAAAACTGATCCTTGATGGTGCCCAGGCCGGGCTGAGCTGGCTGACCATCCTCAACAAGCGGGAAGGTTATCGCAGGGCTTTTGATGAATTCGACCCCTCCAAGATGGCCCGATACGGTCCCCAAAAAATACAAGCCCTTCTCGCTGATCCCGGCATCGTCCGCAACCGGCTCAAAATTGCTGCTGCGGTCACCAATGCCCAGGCTTATCTAAATCTGCAAAGTGAACTTGGCAGCTTCAGCACTTATCTCTGGCACTTTGTCGGTGGCCAAACCGTTCAAAATGCATGGACCGAACTCAGCCAAGTTCCCACCTCCACGGCGGAAAGCGATGCGATGAGTGCCGACCTCAAAAAACGCGGTTTCAAATTCGTCGGCACCACCATTTGCTACGCGTTCATGCAAGCAGTGGGCATGGTCAATGATCACCTCGTCTCCTGTCCCCGACACCGCGCCGTCCAACACATCAACCCGTCCCAGCCCATCTAA
- a CDS encoding GntR family transcriptional regulator, which yields MLPFTLQLQEGIPVSDQILQAVRKAMLTGQLCAGDEFPSVRALSQELRISPTTAHKVVLALKDSGLLASRPGIGMVVTAPVEPSLSDKLAQLAPTCERLLSEAAELGLSFDDVLAALRDTRTPARELLDAKKSQP from the coding sequence ATGCTGCCTTTCACCCTCCAGCTTCAAGAAGGAATTCCGGTCTCCGACCAGATCCTTCAAGCCGTGCGCAAGGCGATGCTCACCGGCCAACTCTGTGCCGGTGACGAGTTTCCCTCCGTCCGCGCCCTCAGTCAGGAACTGCGCATCAGCCCCACCACTGCCCACAAGGTCGTGCTCGCTCTGAAAGACAGCGGCCTGCTCGCCTCCCGACCTGGCATCGGCATGGTCGTCACCGCCCCGGTCGAACCATCGCTCTCCGACAAACTCGCGCAGCTTGCTCCGACCTGTGAGCGCCTTCTCTCTGAAGCGGCCGAGCTCGGCCTCAGCTTCGACGACGTCCTCGCCGCCCTGCGCGACACCCGCACCCCCGCCCGTGAACTTCTCGACGCCAAAAAATCTCAACCTTGA
- a CDS encoding ABC transporter ATP-binding protein: MSFLIELADLHKRFRKTEAVSGLSLQVPEGQVTALLGPNGAGKTTTLKCLLNLHRPDSGSATVLGCDSKKLGPAQFTQLGYVSESMELPLWMTVDQFLAYCRPLYPQWDREFEAKLLTQFDLPLRTKLRDLSRGMRMKAALLSSLAYRPKLVILDEPFSGLDPLVRDEFIRGLLELTEQEGWTVLISSHDIEEVQRLADRIAIINRGKLALDETNDSLQSRFRAVEIHLTDTTKPPAQLPTTWLHPEQAARTLRFVESQFIDEPTLARQIQSHLSTALTHQTTPMTLREIFIALARAYRLQDTR, translated from the coding sequence ATGAGCTTCCTCATCGAACTCGCCGACCTCCACAAACGCTTCCGCAAAACCGAAGCCGTTTCCGGCCTCAGCCTGCAAGTCCCCGAAGGCCAGGTCACCGCCCTGCTCGGACCCAACGGTGCCGGCAAGACCACCACCTTGAAGTGCCTGCTCAATCTGCACCGACCCGACTCCGGTTCAGCCACCGTGCTCGGTTGCGACTCGAAAAAGCTCGGCCCCGCCCAGTTCACCCAACTCGGATACGTCTCCGAAAGCATGGAACTCCCTCTGTGGATGACCGTCGACCAATTCCTCGCCTACTGCCGCCCTCTCTACCCTCAATGGGACCGTGAGTTCGAAGCCAAACTCCTCACCCAGTTCGACCTTCCTCTAAGGACCAAACTTCGCGACCTGTCCCGCGGCATGCGCATGAAAGCCGCCCTGCTCAGCAGCCTTGCCTACCGACCCAAACTCGTCATCCTCGACGAACCCTTTAGCGGGCTTGATCCACTGGTCCGGGACGAATTTATCCGCGGCCTCCTCGAACTTACCGAGCAGGAAGGCTGGACCGTTCTCATCTCCTCCCACGACATCGAAGAAGTCCAGCGCCTCGCCGACCGCATCGCCATCATCAACCGCGGAAAACTCGCCCTCGATGAAACCAACGACAGCCTCCAATCGCGCTTTCGTGCCGTCGAAATCCACCTCACAGACACCACCAAACCTCCTGCACAACTTCCGACCACCTGGCTTCATCCCGAACAAGCCGCCCGCACCCTGCGCTTCGTCGAAAGCCAGTTCATCGACGAACCCACCCTCGCCCGTCAAATCCAATCCCACCTATCCACCGCCCTCACTCACCAAACTACCCCCATGACCCTGCGCGAAATTTTCATCGCTCTGGCGAGAGCTTATCGGCTTCAAGATACAAGATAA